In Nitrospira sp., the following are encoded in one genomic region:
- a CDS encoding methyl-accepting chemotaxis protein, giving the protein MAKVRKTWKWSLRAWFKNLKALQKILIGFSFIIVAMMAIGLISLMGLSQLKGQLSSIYAESTVGVSHVAVSSTNLSLYHNALLSVAEQRQKSDFDEAIIPLAELKRRTMTPIETYRPFATHETVDGRRDGQEVDVLIFALREYFASAETAVGALNDSFDPSLTEEQRQSMRELGLTLLSTEVALWHGRSIWRFQWMAQLIRDLASELNDGGQRLAVHLTKVMLGAAVAALLLAIAIGYFLARSIVKDIIHVADVATQAAAGNLRARARLESDDEIGHMAKAFNIMLDRITTLVSTEEERDRMQKQLVQFLVLVSDVGKGDLTKRGEVTADMFGNLADGFNLMIQRFSQLMKQVRQAAERVNTSASKLRDNAGLMAGTAKHQADESIKALGAVELLASSMRQVTETAGASSEAARQALQATESGRLAVQETVQDMQRIQLTVQRMSKQIKALGDRSLEISQIVSTIRDIANQTNLLALNAAIEAAGAGEAGARFAVVADQVRKLAESSTQATREIADLVKVIQSETQHAVVAMEHETQAVEAGSASALRTGDVFKEISTIAQRSAELAQSIAASAAAQSVSTDQVGRSIKDFTGGAVATQKATDSARATVEDMVTLAEGLTTSVSQFKLA; this is encoded by the coding sequence ATGGCGAAGGTTAGAAAGACATGGAAATGGTCGCTTCGTGCATGGTTTAAAAACCTGAAAGCCCTGCAAAAGATCCTTATCGGGTTTTCCTTCATCATTGTCGCCATGATGGCAATTGGTCTGATCAGTCTGATGGGTCTCAGCCAGTTGAAGGGCCAGCTGAGTTCCATTTATGCCGAATCAACCGTGGGGGTTTCGCACGTCGCGGTGAGTAGCACCAACCTCAGCCTCTATCACAATGCGTTGTTAAGCGTTGCGGAACAGCGACAAAAGAGTGATTTCGACGAGGCCATCATTCCCCTCGCCGAATTGAAGAGGCGCACTATGACGCCGATTGAGACGTATCGGCCGTTCGCCACGCACGAGACGGTGGATGGCCGCCGTGACGGACAGGAGGTGGATGTCCTCATTTTTGCGTTGAGAGAATACTTTGCGTCCGCTGAAACCGCGGTGGGAGCGTTGAACGATAGTTTTGACCCCTCGCTCACGGAGGAGCAACGGCAGTCGATGAGGGAGCTGGGACTCACGCTGCTGTCAACTGAAGTGGCTTTGTGGCACGGCCGATCGATATGGCGCTTCCAATGGATGGCGCAACTCATTCGAGACTTGGCGAGCGAATTGAATGATGGTGGGCAACGCCTGGCTGTACACCTTACCAAGGTCATGCTCGGTGCAGCAGTTGCGGCACTCCTCCTGGCGATCGCGATAGGATATTTCCTCGCGCGCAGCATTGTAAAAGACATCATCCATGTAGCCGACGTCGCCACACAGGCTGCTGCTGGAAATTTGCGCGCCCGTGCAAGATTGGAAAGCGACGATGAAATCGGTCATATGGCCAAGGCGTTCAACATCATGTTGGATCGAATCACGACCCTGGTTTCGACGGAAGAAGAGCGGGACCGGATGCAAAAACAACTCGTGCAGTTTCTTGTGTTGGTCTCAGATGTCGGAAAAGGTGATTTGACCAAGCGCGGTGAAGTGACGGCCGATATGTTTGGAAATCTGGCGGACGGATTCAATCTCATGATTCAACGCTTTTCACAGTTGATGAAGCAAGTGCGCCAGGCAGCGGAACGTGTCAATACCTCTGCGAGCAAGCTGAGGGACAATGCCGGGCTGATGGCTGGAACCGCCAAACACCAAGCTGACGAATCGATCAAGGCGCTCGGTGCGGTCGAACTACTGGCGTCGTCGATGCGCCAAGTGACCGAGACCGCGGGAGCGTCGTCCGAAGCGGCCCGCCAAGCCTTACAGGCCACCGAATCCGGCCGGCTCGCGGTGCAGGAAACGGTTCAAGATATGCAGCGTATTCAATTGACAGTCCAACGGATGTCGAAACAGATCAAGGCACTCGGCGACCGTTCATTGGAAATTTCACAAATCGTATCGACCATTCGGGATATCGCCAATCAAACCAACCTGTTGGCCCTCAACGCTGCCATTGAGGCCGCCGGTGCAGGTGAGGCCGGAGCGCGCTTCGCCGTGGTCGCGGATCAGGTGCGGAAGCTTGCGGAAAGCTCGACGCAGGCGACACGCGAGATCGCGGACCTGGTGAAGGTCATCCAGAGTGAAACGCAGCATGCGGTCGTTGCCATGGAGCACGAAACTCAAGCGGTCGAGGCCGGGTCGGCTTCGGCCTTGCGTACGGGCGATGTGTTTAAGGAAATTTCGACGATTGCTCAACGGTCTGCAGAACTTGCCCAAAGTATAGCGGCGTCGGCGGCTGCCCAATCAGTTTCGACCGACCAGGTCGGACGTTCAATCAAGGACTTTACCGGAGGTGCCGTAGCGACACAAAAGGCCACCGATTCGGCACGTGCGACGGTAGAGGATATGGTGACGTTGGCTGAAGGTCTGACTACCTCGGTATCCCAGTTTAAGCTGGCCTGA
- a CDS encoding chemotaxis protein CheW gives MISIDELPQLHSDSALEQQKSTESLRVCLITLGGKTFAIDLRQVLEVFEPESITPVPGMPASLVGVTNLRGTIIPLVDVRAALGVSVSVLPKYAVVVRHATQQVGILVEDVPEIGTIHSDDLVAPSIHTATETPPLLSRSFKTEKKLSAILEMSRLLASIEGTASDQSIASYCGTIVPAR, from the coding sequence ATGATTTCCATAGATGAGTTGCCTCAACTTCATTCAGACTCAGCCCTAGAACAGCAGAAATCCACAGAATCATTGAGGGTTTGCCTGATCACCTTGGGAGGGAAAACCTTCGCCATAGACTTACGCCAAGTTCTCGAGGTCTTCGAGCCAGAGTCGATCACGCCTGTACCAGGTATGCCTGCTTCGCTGGTCGGTGTCACCAATCTACGTGGAACCATCATCCCGCTTGTGGATGTGAGGGCTGCCTTGGGCGTATCGGTTTCCGTCCTTCCGAAATATGCGGTAGTTGTTCGTCACGCGACTCAACAGGTCGGTATACTGGTCGAGGATGTACCGGAGATTGGCACCATCCACTCCGACGATCTAGTGGCTCCCTCGATTCATACTGCGACCGAAACACCGCCCTTGTTATCGAGGTCCTTCAAAACAGAGAAGAAACTGAGCGCCATATTGGAAATGTCACGGCTGTTGGCGTCCATAGAAGGAACGGCTAGTGACCAATCCATCGCGTCATATTGTGGAACGATTGTGCCGGCAAGGTAA
- a CDS encoding response regulator, producing the protein MSKIMLVDDSYAELQLIESYLKAAQHTVVSFTTADGLEEKVVSEKPDLIVLDVVMPGRNGFQACRDLKSDARFKSIPIVLCTSKGQESDKFWGQQQGANGHVVKPFKSEDLLQAVKLALR; encoded by the coding sequence ATGAGCAAAATCATGCTTGTCGATGACTCGTACGCGGAACTGCAGTTGATCGAGTCGTACCTTAAAGCTGCCCAACACACAGTTGTATCGTTCACAACTGCGGATGGGTTGGAGGAGAAGGTGGTCTCTGAAAAACCGGACCTCATCGTTTTGGATGTGGTCATGCCTGGTCGGAACGGATTTCAGGCATGTAGGGATTTGAAAAGCGATGCCCGCTTCAAGAGCATTCCGATCGTGCTCTGCACCTCGAAAGGACAGGAAAGTGACAAGTTCTGGGGGCAGCAACAGGGGGCCAATGGACATGTGGTGAAGCCCTTCAAATCAGAAGACCTTCTGCAAGCGGTGAAACTTGCACTGCGCTGA
- a CDS encoding cobyric acid synthase yields the protein MKARALAILGTGSDVGKSLITAAICRLLYRTGVRVAPFKAQNMSLNSFVTPEGREIGRAQALQAAACGIPPHVDMNPILLKPESDNCSQVVVLGKLCGKREASTYFDGRRGLWSVVEESYARLANQYDVLVIEGAGSAAEVNLRAHDLVNWPVAKLADAQVVLVADIDRGGVFAQVLGTLDLLDPDERTRVRGIIVNKFRGDARLFADGVKFLEARSGLPVLGVVPFLRDLMLDQEDSLDLDRNLRVGFASDRLNVAVIVLPHMSNFTDFNIVASEADVALKYVISPSMLAEADIVMIPGSKNTLADLSYLKEAGYVPVLDNHLQSRRELIGVCGGYQMLGRWISDPHEVEQGGTSCGLGYLNTETELKQVKRTTQVEASAEGVFARKKIVVRGYQIHMGVTRRVNELPCFSVRCHSVLGEEARLLIPASEAEFDGAVRKDGLVWGTYIHGVFDEPGFRRVWLNRARVRKGLPPLDELVSRTVTVRSRGELDRWADHVAHNLDLTRLIGYLHQ from the coding sequence ATGAAGGCGCGAGCGCTCGCAATCCTCGGTACCGGCTCAGATGTGGGGAAGAGTTTGATCACAGCCGCAATCTGTCGTCTGCTTTATCGTACTGGTGTTCGTGTCGCACCATTCAAAGCCCAAAACATGTCGTTGAATTCGTTTGTCACTCCTGAGGGCCGCGAAATCGGTAGAGCTCAGGCTCTGCAAGCAGCGGCGTGCGGTATTCCACCACATGTTGACATGAATCCGATCCTCCTCAAGCCGGAATCCGACAACTGCTCACAGGTGGTTGTCCTGGGAAAGCTGTGTGGGAAACGTGAGGCATCGACGTACTTCGACGGACGACGAGGGCTCTGGTCTGTGGTCGAAGAAAGCTACGCTCGATTGGCAAATCAGTACGACGTGCTCGTCATCGAAGGAGCCGGGAGTGCAGCGGAAGTCAATCTCCGCGCGCATGATCTGGTCAATTGGCCGGTTGCCAAATTGGCTGATGCGCAGGTCGTACTGGTTGCCGATATCGATCGGGGTGGGGTGTTTGCGCAAGTTCTTGGAACGTTAGATTTGCTGGACCCGGACGAACGCACCAGGGTTCGGGGGATCATCGTCAATAAATTCCGTGGTGATGCCAGGCTATTCGCTGATGGGGTGAAGTTCTTGGAAGCACGAAGCGGGCTGCCCGTCTTGGGAGTTGTCCCGTTTCTCCGCGATCTGATGCTCGATCAAGAAGATAGCCTCGATCTCGATCGGAACTTACGAGTAGGCTTTGCATCCGACCGACTCAATGTTGCCGTCATTGTACTGCCGCATATGAGCAACTTTACCGATTTCAATATTGTGGCGTCTGAAGCAGATGTCGCATTGAAGTATGTGATTTCACCCTCGATGCTGGCCGAAGCCGACATCGTGATGATCCCAGGGAGCAAGAATACGTTGGCAGACCTTTCCTACTTGAAGGAAGCAGGATATGTCCCCGTGCTGGACAACCATCTACAGAGTCGTCGCGAACTGATCGGTGTTTGTGGTGGCTATCAAATGCTCGGTCGCTGGATTTCAGATCCTCACGAGGTCGAGCAAGGCGGTACAAGCTGTGGATTGGGCTACTTGAATACCGAAACTGAGCTCAAGCAAGTCAAGCGCACCACACAAGTCGAAGCAAGCGCGGAGGGCGTCTTCGCGCGAAAGAAGATCGTGGTCCGTGGGTATCAGATCCACATGGGCGTCACGCGACGGGTGAACGAACTTCCATGTTTTAGTGTTCGCTGCCATTCAGTACTGGGTGAGGAAGCCCGCCTATTGATCCCCGCGAGCGAAGCAGAGTTCGATGGAGCCGTTCGAAAAGACGGCCTTGTGTGGGGCACGTATATCCATGGAGTGTTTGATGAGCCTGGCTTTCGCCGAGTCTGGCTCAATCGTGCTCGTGTGAGGAAAGGGCTTCCGCCTCTCGACGAGCTCGTCTCAAGGACAGTCACGGTACGATCACGGGGTGAACTTGATCGCTGGGCTGATCACGTCGCTCATAACCTCGATTTGACCCGCCTCATCGGATATCTCCACCAATAA
- a CDS encoding adenosylcobinamide amidohydrolase: MKEATTQVSTRHQVIGQTLVINLGGRRRVLSSAPQGGGFRSASHIINHQVDANPGMNGHFPDPARCLRKLASQLKVGSCTVGLMTAVPMTQLVTSRVSADELWVECFATVGVTNAVRAGEWPQYLVHRKDRRSARMGTINLILITNGSLSTSAMVGVVQVATETKTGVLRDHAIPSWKGRDLATGTGTDAVVIACCLRGEGPLHTYSGTHTIFGALVGRAVSACVSRGLAMAKKWQKLHQ, from the coding sequence ATGAAGGAAGCTACCACTCAGGTCAGCACTCGGCATCAAGTGATCGGACAGACGCTCGTGATCAATCTCGGAGGTCGGAGGCGTGTCCTTTCATCCGCCCCGCAAGGTGGTGGATTCAGGTCTGCCTCACACATCATCAATCATCAAGTGGATGCGAACCCTGGTATGAATGGGCATTTCCCCGATCCAGCTCGTTGCTTACGAAAGCTGGCTTCACAGCTCAAGGTCGGATCCTGCACTGTCGGACTCATGACCGCCGTCCCGATGACACAGCTGGTCACGTCCCGAGTTTCGGCAGACGAACTCTGGGTAGAATGTTTTGCCACGGTCGGCGTCACGAATGCGGTCCGTGCCGGAGAGTGGCCACAGTATCTCGTTCATCGAAAGGACAGACGTTCGGCGAGAATGGGAACGATCAATCTCATCCTCATCACGAATGGTAGTCTCTCAACTTCAGCCATGGTTGGAGTGGTGCAGGTTGCCACGGAGACAAAGACAGGCGTCTTGCGCGACCATGCCATACCGAGTTGGAAAGGGAGAGACCTTGCGACTGGGACCGGTACCGATGCGGTGGTCATTGCGTGCTGCCTGCGCGGTGAGGGACCGCTGCATACCTACAGCGGGACCCACACGATTTTCGGCGCGCTGGTCGGAAGAGCGGTCTCCGCTTGTGTCTCCCGCGGCTTAGCCATGGCAAAGAAGTGGCAGAAGCTGCACCAATGA
- the cobD gene encoding threonine-phosphate decarboxylase CobD produces MARLKRQVHGGNIYAASRELGRDLTKLIDFSASINPLGPSPRVRRAITNARHLLTHYPDPDCWELRQALARLWQRSPAHIVVGNGSTELIDALPRALRIQHLLVVQPTFSEYAAAMTRIGGRISAVSAVRAEQYAQPIDGLCRLIEQKRNGSDAFHGVMLCNPNSPSGQACSVDEVRRLARVVQRRGLWLMIDEAFVDYCPERSFIPQASSWPRVVILRSLTKFYALPGLRIGYAVAQPPVIELLRRQVPPWSVNALGQVAALAALEDSTHARKSMQFMAKERERFGKLLAALPGCSVMPTHANYFLMELPRGRNAREVSGQLRNEGLLIRDCSSVPGCNARSIRLAVRSPQENDRLIQVLSNLLHHEAS; encoded by the coding sequence GTGGCTCGTCTGAAGCGTCAAGTGCATGGCGGCAATATTTACGCAGCGTCGCGTGAACTTGGCCGAGACCTCACCAAGCTCATTGACTTTAGTGCCAGTATCAATCCACTGGGGCCATCCCCACGCGTCCGGCGTGCCATCACTAACGCTCGTCACCTCCTGACTCATTATCCAGACCCGGATTGTTGGGAACTACGTCAGGCGCTTGCCAGGTTGTGGCAACGATCTCCGGCGCACATTGTTGTAGGAAACGGCTCGACGGAATTGATCGATGCGCTTCCTCGCGCACTCCGGATACAACATCTCCTAGTAGTGCAACCCACTTTTTCCGAGTATGCAGCAGCGATGACACGAATCGGTGGGCGTATCAGCGCTGTATCGGCTGTGCGCGCCGAGCAATACGCGCAACCGATCGATGGCCTCTGCCGTCTGATAGAGCAGAAGCGGAATGGATCGGACGCCTTCCATGGAGTCATGCTCTGCAACCCCAATAGTCCTAGTGGGCAAGCATGCTCTGTCGATGAGGTTCGGCGATTGGCACGAGTCGTTCAACGACGTGGCCTGTGGTTGATGATCGATGAAGCGTTTGTCGATTATTGCCCAGAACGGTCATTCATTCCCCAAGCGTCCTCATGGCCGCGTGTCGTGATCTTGCGTAGCCTGACCAAGTTCTACGCCTTACCAGGTTTGCGGATCGGATACGCAGTTGCACAGCCTCCCGTGATCGAGTTGTTACGTAGGCAAGTACCGCCATGGTCAGTAAATGCCCTGGGGCAGGTAGCCGCGCTCGCGGCCTTGGAGGATTCGACCCATGCTCGAAAGAGCATGCAGTTTATGGCGAAAGAACGAGAACGGTTTGGAAAACTGCTTGCTGCCTTGCCCGGCTGTTCAGTGATGCCGACGCACGCCAATTATTTCCTTATGGAGTTGCCTCGTGGCCGAAACGCGCGTGAAGTGAGCGGGCAGTTGCGCAATGAGGGGCTGTTGATTCGCGATTGTTCATCCGTTCCAGGATGCAACGCTCGTTCGATCCGGCTTGCCGTACGATCCCCACAAGAGAATGACAGGCTCATCCAAGTTTTGTCGAATCTGCTTCACCACGAAGCGTCGTGA
- the cbiB gene encoding adenosylcobinamide-phosphate synthase CbiB: MTGSELLLAAGVDAVAGDPQWFPHPVRAMGTVITWCDKNARKVCRYSYALRAYGVLLALGLPLGVFALSREAVTMAEGIAWWFGSLLSIAMGWTTLAGRDLWDHVREVRRRLEQGDLTGARHALTRIVGRDTERLSEEEVVRATIETTAESTNDGIIAPLFYLVVGGAPLALAYKAVNTMDSMIGHKDERYIDFGWASARLDDVANWIPARLSAVLILLAAGLVMGGGAPIRTGWHILWRDGGKHPSPNSGRPEAAMAGSLGIQLGGINYYDGVPHERPVIGTGTRWLVLMDLTIASRIMIVACLLGVILAVGTAWLV, encoded by the coding sequence ATGACAGGAAGCGAGCTCCTCCTCGCAGCAGGTGTCGATGCCGTTGCAGGGGATCCTCAATGGTTTCCCCATCCCGTTCGCGCAATGGGGACAGTGATTACCTGGTGCGATAAAAACGCCAGAAAAGTCTGTCGTTATTCCTACGCCTTACGTGCATACGGTGTCTTGCTGGCTCTCGGTTTGCCATTGGGTGTGTTCGCTCTCTCTCGCGAAGCCGTCACCATGGCTGAGGGTATAGCCTGGTGGTTCGGAAGCCTCTTGTCGATCGCCATGGGGTGGACCACACTTGCCGGTCGCGATTTGTGGGATCACGTTCGTGAGGTAAGGAGGCGACTTGAACAGGGCGACCTCACTGGCGCTCGTCACGCTCTCACTAGGATTGTCGGGCGGGATACTGAGCGGTTATCGGAAGAGGAAGTTGTTCGGGCAACGATTGAAACAACGGCTGAAAGCACGAATGACGGGATCATTGCGCCGTTGTTTTATCTTGTCGTAGGTGGAGCGCCTCTCGCGCTTGCCTACAAAGCGGTGAACACAATGGATTCTATGATCGGTCACAAGGACGAACGGTATATCGATTTCGGCTGGGCCTCCGCTCGGTTGGATGACGTGGCCAACTGGATCCCAGCCCGTCTATCTGCCGTCCTTATTCTCCTGGCTGCCGGCCTGGTCATGGGCGGCGGTGCGCCTATCAGAACGGGATGGCATATATTGTGGCGTGACGGCGGGAAACATCCTAGTCCGAACAGCGGACGGCCGGAGGCAGCGATGGCCGGCTCGTTGGGCATTCAATTGGGAGGGATCAATTATTATGATGGCGTGCCTCACGAACGGCCAGTGATCGGAACAGGCACTCGTTGGCTTGTTTTGATGGATCTTACGATCGCATCTCGGATTATGATTGTCGCCTGTCTTCTGGGTGTCATCCTTGCGGTAGGAACGGCGTGGCTCGTCTGA
- a CDS encoding adenosylcobinamide-GDP ribazoletransferase — protein sequence MTTLVRPFLFAWHFLTAVPLSRSHHEPTAMELASSMAWYSTVGLLIGGTLALADAVLTKLFASEVVNVLLIVLLIAFTRGLHQDGLADTLDGIAGGRTSAARLAIMRDPRIGAIGATGLFLSLILRYAALMALPHPLRVPALVCMPALGRWAMVILAWLSPYARTEGGLAAPFLVHLSFLHVLGSTLVLATALMLAFGISGTVAILVGGSAVIVMVQAGCRTLFGGITGDTLGATNELVEILFLLIVPLVLVLS from the coding sequence ATGACGACCCTGGTTCGGCCGTTCCTCTTCGCATGGCACTTTTTGACTGCGGTTCCGCTCAGTCGGAGCCATCACGAGCCAACGGCGATGGAGTTGGCCTCATCGATGGCCTGGTATTCCACCGTCGGTCTTCTGATCGGTGGGACATTAGCACTGGCGGACGCGGTGCTGACGAAGCTGTTTGCGTCAGAAGTCGTGAATGTATTATTGATCGTGCTGCTCATTGCCTTCACTCGAGGGTTACATCAGGACGGCCTGGCTGACACGCTTGACGGGATTGCCGGTGGCAGAACATCGGCTGCTCGCCTCGCTATCATGCGTGACCCGAGGATCGGGGCGATCGGAGCGACCGGCCTGTTTTTGTCGTTGATCCTCCGCTATGCAGCGCTCATGGCCCTCCCACATCCCCTCCGAGTGCCGGCTCTTGTCTGTATGCCGGCGCTCGGCCGTTGGGCGATGGTCATCTTGGCCTGGCTGTCTCCTTATGCAAGGACAGAGGGAGGCTTGGCGGCGCCGTTCCTCGTTCATTTGTCCTTCCTTCACGTGCTGGGATCGACATTGGTACTTGCCACAGCGCTCATGCTGGCGTTCGGTATCTCCGGGACAGTAGCAATACTTGTTGGCGGTAGCGCCGTGATCGTTATGGTTCAAGCAGGTTGTCGAACCTTGTTCGGTGGGATTACGGGGGATACGTTAGGGGCGACGAACGAACTTGTGGAGATCCTTTTCTTGCTCATCGTTCCGCTGGTGCTCGTCCTGTCATGA
- the cobT gene encoding nicotinate-nucleotide--dimethylbenzimidazole phosphoribosyltransferase has translation MMSIQDLCRLIQPLDRGVYAKAKDRLDRLTKPPGSLGRLEELVASYVAITGELKPTVPRAVVFTFAADHGVALEGVSAYPREVTSQMVWNFLRGGAGVNVLARHAGVDVRVVDIGVNYEFGALPGLLDRKVMKGTHNLAIEPAMTRNQAEQAVMVGVELATEVAREGFGLIGTGEMGIGNTTPSAAITAVMTGRPAAEATGHGTGIDESGVLRKVAVIQQALDLHRPNPDDALDVLTKVGGLEIAGLAGLILGAAGARVPVVLDGFIAGAAALIAVGLQPLCREYLIASHRSVERGHRIVLDHLRLQPLLDLDLRLGEGTGACLGMDLVCAAIKIYTEMATFDEAGVSERNR, from the coding sequence ATGATGTCGATCCAGGACCTGTGTCGTCTGATTCAGCCGCTCGATAGAGGTGTGTATGCGAAAGCAAAAGATCGATTGGATCGGTTGACCAAACCGCCCGGCAGCCTCGGGCGCCTGGAAGAATTGGTGGCGTCCTACGTCGCCATCACGGGCGAGCTGAAGCCAACCGTTCCGCGCGCTGTGGTCTTTACCTTTGCCGCTGATCATGGAGTGGCTCTGGAAGGGGTGAGCGCTTATCCCCGGGAAGTCACGTCTCAAATGGTGTGGAATTTTCTACGAGGTGGAGCAGGGGTGAATGTGTTGGCACGGCATGCCGGTGTGGACGTGAGGGTCGTGGATATCGGAGTCAATTATGAGTTCGGCGCCCTGCCCGGGCTTCTTGATCGGAAAGTCATGAAGGGTACGCACAATCTAGCGATCGAGCCGGCGATGACGCGCAACCAAGCGGAACAGGCTGTGATGGTCGGGGTCGAGCTGGCGACTGAGGTAGCGCGAGAAGGATTCGGCCTGATTGGGACAGGTGAAATGGGTATCGGCAATACGACGCCCAGCGCCGCTATCACGGCGGTAATGACCGGTCGACCTGCAGCAGAAGCGACTGGACATGGGACCGGCATCGACGAGTCAGGCGTTCTACGCAAGGTGGCGGTGATCCAGCAGGCGCTGGACCTGCATCGCCCGAACCCGGATGACGCGCTCGATGTCCTGACGAAGGTCGGGGGCCTAGAAATCGCTGGATTGGCCGGGCTGATACTTGGTGCAGCGGGCGCGCGGGTGCCTGTCGTATTGGATGGCTTTATTGCCGGTGCAGCGGCGTTGATCGCTGTCGGGCTTCAGCCATTGTGTCGTGAGTATCTCATTGCCTCTCATCGCTCGGTCGAGCGGGGCCATCGTATAGTCTTGGACCATCTGAGATTGCAACCGCTGTTGGATCTCGACTTGCGTCTTGGGGAAGGGACGGGGGCTTGTTTGGGGATGGATCTGGTCTGTGCCGCGATCAAGATCTATACGGAGATGGCGACATTCGATGAAGCAGGCGTGTCGGAGCGCAACAGATGA
- the cobU gene encoding bifunctional adenosylcobinamide kinase/adenosylcobinamide-phosphate guanylyltransferase, with the protein MSQRKPSNGRSAQRAKGRIILVLGGASSGKSEAALQLAGSRGPRAFVATGQGLDDEMAARITRHQATRSRDWETVEEPLEVDAWFAKQGPRYRTILFDCVTLWLSNLVGTGLKESVVLARVGTLLQRMRTVAARVVIVSNELGFGLVPAEPSVRAFRDLAGRVNQQIAVGADEVHLVVSGISLRLK; encoded by the coding sequence ATGTCGCAAAGAAAACCGAGTAACGGTCGATCCGCGCAACGAGCAAAAGGCCGCATCATCCTTGTGCTTGGTGGAGCGTCGTCAGGAAAGAGTGAGGCAGCTCTCCAGCTAGCCGGCTCACGAGGTCCACGCGCATTCGTTGCCACGGGGCAGGGCTTAGATGATGAAATGGCGGCACGAATCACTCGACATCAGGCTACAAGGTCGAGGGATTGGGAGACCGTTGAGGAGCCCCTTGAAGTGGATGCCTGGTTTGCCAAGCAGGGGCCTCGGTACCGGACGATTCTCTTCGATTGCGTCACCCTGTGGTTGAGTAATTTGGTCGGAACCGGCCTAAAGGAATCGGTCGTTCTCGCCCGAGTTGGAACACTCTTGCAGAGGATGCGGACCGTAGCTGCGAGGGTCGTCATCGTCAGCAATGAGTTGGGCTTCGGGCTAGTTCCGGCTGAGCCGTCGGTGCGAGCATTTCGTGATCTTGCCGGGCGGGTGAATCAGCAAATTGCCGTCGGAGCGGATGAAGTCCATCTCGTTGTCAGCGGAATATCGCTTCGTTTGAAGTGA
- a CDS encoding cob(I)yrinic acid a,c-diamide adenosyltransferase, which yields MMRITKVYTRTGDAGKTRLAGGQQVWKDSLRVEAYGAVDELNASIGVVRVINADMNEEVEAARQLEAELRWVQNKLFDVGSILATAPGQTFKNMPQVATQDVVRLEKLIDRCQKDLEPLKEFILPGGGKVSGFLHQARTICRRAERVAIALSKAEPVDPTIIKFLNRLSDTLFVLGRWVAKTQGEPEFLWERDVAKKTE from the coding sequence ATGATGCGGATTACCAAGGTCTATACCAGAACCGGCGATGCAGGGAAGACGAGATTGGCCGGTGGACAGCAAGTATGGAAGGACAGCTTGCGCGTCGAAGCCTACGGGGCGGTGGATGAGCTCAATGCCTCGATCGGTGTGGTACGGGTCATCAATGCCGACATGAACGAAGAAGTTGAGGCGGCTCGGCAACTCGAAGCAGAGTTGCGCTGGGTGCAAAACAAACTGTTCGACGTCGGCAGCATTCTTGCCACGGCGCCGGGACAGACGTTCAAGAACATGCCGCAGGTGGCGACGCAGGATGTTGTGCGCTTGGAAAAACTGATCGATCGCTGTCAGAAGGATTTGGAGCCGCTCAAAGAGTTCATTCTGCCTGGAGGAGGAAAAGTGTCCGGTTTTCTCCATCAAGCGAGGACGATCTGCCGCAGGGCCGAGCGGGTAGCTATAGCTCTGTCAAAAGCGGAGCCGGTCGATCCGACGATCATCAAGTTCCTCAATCGACTGAGCGATACGCTGTTCGTTTTGGGTCGCTGGGTGGCGAAGACGCAGGGAGAACCGGAGTTCTTATGGGAGCGCGATGTCGCAAAGAAAACCGAGTAA